From one Acinonyx jubatus isolate Ajub_Pintada_27869175 chromosome B1, VMU_Ajub_asm_v1.0, whole genome shotgun sequence genomic stretch:
- the GPAT4 gene encoding glycerol-3-phosphate acyltransferase 4 isoform X2: MFLLLPFDSLIVNLLGISLTVLFTLLLVFIIVPAIFGVSFGIRKLYMKTLLKIFAWATLRMERGAKEKNHQLYKPYTNGIIAKDPTSLEEEIKEIRRSGSSKALDNTPEFELSDIFYFCRKGMETIMDDEVTKRFSAEELESWNLLSRTNYNFQYISLRLTVLWGLGVLIRYCFLLPLRIALAFTGISLLVVGTTVVGYLPNGRFKEFLSKHVHLMCYRICVRALTAIITYHDRENRPRNGGICVANHTSPIDVIILASDGYYAMVGQVHGGLMGVIQRAMVKACPHVWFERSEVKDRHLVAKRLTEHVQDKSKLPILIFPEGTCINNTSVMMFKKGSFEIGATVYPVAIKYDPQFGDAFWNSSKYGMVTYLLRMMTSWAIVCSVWYLPPMTREGWWSEEGEGEGHVQRGAAEAVQQDDRWEP, translated from the exons ATGTTCCTGTTGCTCCCCTTTGACAGCCTGATTGTCAACCTTCTGGGCATCTCCCTGACCGTCCTGTTCACCCTCCTCCTCGTTTTCATCATAGTCCCTGCCATTTTTGGAGTCTCCTTTGGTATCCGAAAGCTCTACATGAAAACCTTGTTAAAAATCTTTGCG TGGGCCACCTTGAGAATGGAGAGAGGCGCCAAGGAAAAGAACCACCAACTTTACAAGCCCTATACGAATG GAATCATTGCAAAAGATCCCACTTCGCTGGAAGAAGAGATCAAAGAAATCCGCCGAAGTGGTAGTAGTAAGGCTCTGGATAATACTCCAGAGTTTGAGCTCTCTGACATCTTCTACTTTTGCCGGAAAGGAATGGAGACCATTATGGATGATGAGGTGACAAAGAGATTCTCAGCAGAGGAATTGGAGTCCTGGAACCTGCTGAGCAGAACCAACTATAACTTCCAGTACATCAGCCTTCGGCTCACGGTCTTATGGGGattaggagtgctgattcgataTTGCTTCCTTCTGCCACTCAG GATAGCTCTTGCTTTCACTGGGATTAGCCTTCTGGTGGTAGGCACAACCGTGGTGGGATACCTGCCAAACGGGAG GTTTAAGGAGTTCCTGAGTAAACATGTTCACTTAATGTGTTACCGGATCTGCGTGCGAGCCCTGACAGCCATCATTACCTACCATGACAG GGAAAACAGGCCTCGAAACGGTGGCATCTGCGTGGCCAATCACACCTCTCCCATTGATGTCATCATTTTGGCCAGTGATGGCTACTATGCCATG GTGGGTCAAGTGCACGGGGGACTCATGGGTGTGATTCAGAGAGCCATGGTGAAGGCCTGCCCGCACGTCTGGTTCGAGCGTTCTGAAGTGAAAGATCGCCACCTGGTGGCTAAAAG ACTGACTGAGCATGTGCAGGATAAAAGCAAGCTACCCATCCTCATCTTCCCAGAGG GAACCTGCATCAATAATACATCAGTGATGATGTTCAAAAAAGGAAGTTTTGAGATTGGAGCCACAGTTTACCCTGTTGCTATCAAG TATGACCCTCAGTTTGGTGATGCCTTCTGGAACAGCAGCAAATATGGGATGGTAACGTACCTGCTGAGAATGATGACCAGCTGGGCCATTGTCTGCAGTGTCTGGTACCTGCCTCCCATGACCAGAGAG GGATGGTGGTCTGAAGAGGGAGAAGGTGAAGGACACGTTCAAAGAGGAGCAGCAGAAGCTGTACAGCAAGATGATCGTTGGGAACCATGA
- the GPAT4 gene encoding glycerol-3-phosphate acyltransferase 4 isoform X1, whose protein sequence is MFLLLPFDSLIVNLLGISLTVLFTLLLVFIIVPAIFGVSFGIRKLYMKTLLKIFAWATLRMERGAKEKNHQLYKPYTNGIIAKDPTSLEEEIKEIRRSGSSKALDNTPEFELSDIFYFCRKGMETIMDDEVTKRFSAEELESWNLLSRTNYNFQYISLRLTVLWGLGVLIRYCFLLPLRIALAFTGISLLVVGTTVVGYLPNGRFKEFLSKHVHLMCYRICVRALTAIITYHDRENRPRNGGICVANHTSPIDVIILASDGYYAMVGQVHGGLMGVIQRAMVKACPHVWFERSEVKDRHLVAKRLTEHVQDKSKLPILIFPEGTCINNTSVMMFKKGSFEIGATVYPVAIKYDPQFGDAFWNSSKYGMVTYLLRMMTSWAIVCSVWYLPPMTRETDEDAVQFANRVKSAIARQGGLVDLLWDGGLKREKVKDTFKEEQQKLYSKMIVGNHEDRSRS, encoded by the exons ATGTTCCTGTTGCTCCCCTTTGACAGCCTGATTGTCAACCTTCTGGGCATCTCCCTGACCGTCCTGTTCACCCTCCTCCTCGTTTTCATCATAGTCCCTGCCATTTTTGGAGTCTCCTTTGGTATCCGAAAGCTCTACATGAAAACCTTGTTAAAAATCTTTGCG TGGGCCACCTTGAGAATGGAGAGAGGCGCCAAGGAAAAGAACCACCAACTTTACAAGCCCTATACGAATG GAATCATTGCAAAAGATCCCACTTCGCTGGAAGAAGAGATCAAAGAAATCCGCCGAAGTGGTAGTAGTAAGGCTCTGGATAATACTCCAGAGTTTGAGCTCTCTGACATCTTCTACTTTTGCCGGAAAGGAATGGAGACCATTATGGATGATGAGGTGACAAAGAGATTCTCAGCAGAGGAATTGGAGTCCTGGAACCTGCTGAGCAGAACCAACTATAACTTCCAGTACATCAGCCTTCGGCTCACGGTCTTATGGGGattaggagtgctgattcgataTTGCTTCCTTCTGCCACTCAG GATAGCTCTTGCTTTCACTGGGATTAGCCTTCTGGTGGTAGGCACAACCGTGGTGGGATACCTGCCAAACGGGAG GTTTAAGGAGTTCCTGAGTAAACATGTTCACTTAATGTGTTACCGGATCTGCGTGCGAGCCCTGACAGCCATCATTACCTACCATGACAG GGAAAACAGGCCTCGAAACGGTGGCATCTGCGTGGCCAATCACACCTCTCCCATTGATGTCATCATTTTGGCCAGTGATGGCTACTATGCCATG GTGGGTCAAGTGCACGGGGGACTCATGGGTGTGATTCAGAGAGCCATGGTGAAGGCCTGCCCGCACGTCTGGTTCGAGCGTTCTGAAGTGAAAGATCGCCACCTGGTGGCTAAAAG ACTGACTGAGCATGTGCAGGATAAAAGCAAGCTACCCATCCTCATCTTCCCAGAGG GAACCTGCATCAATAATACATCAGTGATGATGTTCAAAAAAGGAAGTTTTGAGATTGGAGCCACAGTTTACCCTGTTGCTATCAAG TATGACCCTCAGTTTGGTGATGCCTTCTGGAACAGCAGCAAATATGGGATGGTAACGTACCTGCTGAGAATGATGACCAGCTGGGCCATTGTCTGCAGTGTCTGGTACCTGCCTCCCATGACCAGAGAG ACTGATGAAGATGCCGTCCAGTTTGCAAATAGGGTGAAATCGGCCATTGCCAGGCAGGGAGGGCTCGTGGACCTGCTTTG GGATGGTGGTCTGAAGAGGGAGAAGGTGAAGGACACGTTCAAAGAGGAGCAGCAGAAGCTGTACAGCAAGATGATCGTTGGGAACCATGAGGACAGGAGCCGGTCCTGA